The stretch of DNA ACGTTTTTCTCAATTGGTATTAACATAGCCGTTCACTGTCTCCTTATAAGGATAAAACACTTTGGAAGAGATTATGAACATTTGCTCTGTCAGTTCAATATGATAAGAAGAGATGTCACTAGATGTCACTGATAAATGCTATCGATGTTCCTACAGAAATGAAGGCTGAAATACCCAGTGTATCAACAGATCGTCCTTCTCGAAGATTTTACTCTTTGATATAAATTCAAAAAGATTAACACTATTATAGCTCCAAATCCCTCAATATCCTACTCACCACAGACAGGATCCTCATTAACGCCCAGCCAGGTGGCGAAGAAGCGTGAATACGCGTGGTACCTGAAGGGCACGCCCCTCTGGGCGTCCCCGGACAGGGTCACGCCCATGGCGATCACCAGAGAGCCGTCGTGGAGGCGGGCCATCTCTGAGAAATTAGGGGTCATCCTCTTGAGTTCATCTctggaaatatatgtatatacatacatatatatttatttatataaatatagatatatatatatatattatatatatatatatatatattatataatatatatttatatatatatataatataatatatatatatatataatatatatatatatattatatatatatatatatatatatatatatatatatatatatatatatatatatatatatatatatatatatatatatatatatatatatatatatagatatatatatatatatatatataacatatataatattatatatatatataataatatatatatatatatatatatatatatatatatatatatatatatatatatatatatatatatataatatatatgtgtgtgtgtgtgtgtgtgtgtgcatatatatatattatatatatatattatatatatataatatattatatatatagtatattaatatatatatatatatatatatatatatatatatatatatatatatatatataattatatatatatattatatatatatatatatatatatatatatatatatatatatatatgtatatatatatattatatatatatatatatataggtatcatatattataatattatatatacatagtcggGCGCTTAGGTCCAGTTACGACAAAGGTCATTTGATTTAGGTGCATTTCATTCAAGCTTATCATGAATCTGTTGAACTAAACAATCAGAAACGTACTTTGCAGTTAGTAAACTGAGGTTAGACACCATACAAATCTTTTTAGCAATCACACTTACACGGTCACAGAATCGTCCAGCCTCACCAAGATGTACTTCGCTTTGGGAGTATAACAGATCTCCTTCACTCTGGTCTTGAGATCGGCCGTACAAGCGTCGACTATCTTCCTGAAAATGTCTGGTTCAGAGTCCACGACCTTGGGCGGGTTGGAGGGAAAATCCATGACGAGCATTTTCCCATCCCTCTTGACTTTCAGGATTCCTCCCAGTGTCTCGAATTCAATTTCTTCCTGGTGTTTCCTGTGGTTGAGTAAAGGttgaaatgaatagaaataaatttatctattattattattattattattattattattattattattattattattattcagaagatgaatcctcttcatatgggacaagctcacagggaccactgacttgaaatttaaacttccatagaatatggcgttcataaataagtaaataagtagtTAATAGGATAAAAAAATGCTAATTTGAATGAATGAATCATAAAATATGAGATAATTGTTCACAGCACTAATGCAAAAGAATGTATTCTTTCCTAATGTACAGGTATATGGAACAGAAAATTTCCTTAATCTAGGTTAATTTAACCTAGTTAGGACTGACTTGTGTAATTACTGTTTCTCTCGTTGGCTctccataaaaataaatgtatactcATTAAGACAATCAAAGCTGGCTTGAGTAATGGCTAGAGTGGAATGACCTCCAGGAATTAGGTTGAGTGGGGTTCTAGGGTGGTGAATTCTACCTGGCTAGGTATTACTCTGGACTCAGGTTAGGTTAAGGAATGTTTTCAACGAAGGTTAACATTGTTAGGTATTTTGGTTGATGATTTATAGTTACTAAAACTGAGGGTTAGGGGAACAAAAGCATCCTGATCAGGTAGAATGTATACTAATTTGGCTTGACCTAAGTTTGGTTAGGGAATAGTTAGATTAGGCGATACCCAACTGGTTCAAAATAATGTTGACAGCCAAAGCATTCAAACATTCAGGTTGGGTAGAACATGGTACACTAGCTTGACTCCAAACTAGGTTAGGGAATAGTTAGGTAAGGTTATACCCTACTGATTAGAATTACCGTGACAGCCAAAGCATTCAGGTCAGGTAAAACATGATACACTAGTTTGACCCCAGGGAATAGTTAGGTAAGGTTATACCCTACTGATTAGAATTACCGTGACAGCCAAAGCATTCAGGTCAGGTAGAACAAGATAACCTAGCTTGACCCAAGTTGGGATGGGGaatagttaggttaggttgtaaCCTATGGATTAAAATGATTGTTGGTAgctacctatactcggttttttttccatctgtccacccacctgtggtgtttgcgtatggtaacactgtgtcttgggctttagatagttgcattcagcttacattcaacaataataacattatcctatttcgaatattaacggtgtaattcgcatacagtaaattattaaaacacttttcagttgcaaatgtacacccagatatccttttatttacctaaaacgtacacatagtgtaactatctaaagcccgggacgcagtgttaccatacgcaaacaccacaggcgggtagacagatggtaaaaaacagagtatagtctgtaAACTACACAGACATTCACTTATGAAAACACTCACCCAGTCGATCAAAGATGGCATGGGCAGTAGCTAGTGTAGCATGACCACAGAGAGGAACCTCACATGCTGGGGTGAACCATCTGAGAGAGAATCTGGATGACTCTGTCCAATGTCCATCGTCCAGTGGATGGATGAAAGTCGTTTCAGACAAGTTCAGTTCGTTGGCAATTTTCAGCATTGTTTCATCATCCAAGTCCTGTAtttgaattatgaaaataataataataataataataataataataataataataataatgataataataataataataataatatgcaacaaataaAGTATTGAAAGACCGGATATACTCACGTGAGTTAAGGGGACAACTGCAGCTGGGTTCCCTTCCAAAGGCCGGTCGCTGAAAGCGTCCACGGTGAATATTTGGAGTTGCATATCCGGCTGGGAGAGATgaatggaattttaaaaaaaaaaaaaaaaaaaaaaaaatatacatatgattat from Macrobrachium nipponense isolate FS-2020 chromosome 48, ASM1510439v2, whole genome shotgun sequence encodes:
- the LOC135204938 gene encoding phenazine biosynthesis-like domain-containing protein, whose amino-acid sequence is MQLQIFTVDAFSDRPLEGNPAAVVPLTHDLDDETMLKIANELNLSETTFIHPLDDGHWTESSRFSLRWFTPACEVPLCGHATLATAHAIFDRLGEKHQEEIEFETLGGILKVKRDGKMLVMDFPSNPPKVVDSEPDIFRKIVDACTADLKTRVKEICYTPKAKYILVRLDDSVTVDELKRMTPNFSEMARLHDGSLVIAMGVTLSGDAQRGVPFRYHAYSRFFATWLGVNEDPVCGSWHSVMGPYWASQLGSKEFLFRQCSARGGDVRVSVLDKERVAIAGPAATVMTGYINI